The Chryseolinea soli nucleotide sequence GCATTTTAACGACATTCTTTAATGGGAGCGGTGACCGGCAACACTCCATACACGAACCTGCATAGACCCCGTACGACATGAAGAAATTTTTGTTTTACGTCAGGTTTATGCTGAAGGGTGGCTACGTCAATGCCTTCAAAAAACTGGAGTATACGAGCACTTCGTGGTTGGGGAGATCGGTCAGCATTTTTTTTGAACCGGGCGGAGATCGTCGCCAGCGGATAGCGTTGGGAAAAGGCGTGCGCGTTGGAAATTTTTCCGATCTCACGGTCGGGCTGGATAATGCGATCGTACTCAAAGATTTCACCACGCTGAATACGCATTGCAAAATAATCGGCGATGTCACCATCGAGCGGTATTGTTTATTGTCAGCCAACATTTTTATTTCGTCGGGTGTGCACTATGCCACCCGTTATCCACACCTGCTCATCCGGCAACAGGATGAAAGAATTTTATCAACCGCGGAAGGGCGTCAACAACATTCCAAGCCGGTGCACATTGAAGAAGATGTGTGGATCGGCTTCGGCGTTTTCATCAAGCAAGGCATCACGATTGGACGCGGGGCAGTGATTGGCGCGAACGCTGTCGTTTTAAAAGACGTGGCACCCTATGAAGTAGTGGGTGGGAATCCGGCAAAAAAAATTAAAGACCGGTTGGTGTTCAACCCGCCGGCAAACCTTGACGCAGGAAGGGAAGAGGATCGCCCTTATTTCTATCGCGGATTTAAGCACATGGCCGTGGACGACGCGAACCCGTCGGGGCGAATGGGAATATGGGCGTTGGACGAGGAGTGTACCGTCGCCATACCGGCCGTTGGTTTGGAGAGCATCCGGATCAACGGCTTTTCAATTTCCCAACAACCGATAGAGGTTCGGATCTTGATCGATGGGTTTGATATGGGAGTGCACGCGATCCGGGAAAAGACCTTTGAATGGCACGTGCGCCCGGCGGATCCGGCGTTTGCTTCCCGGAAGGTTAATCTCTTTTCTTTTGTTACTTTTGTGGTTCCCTACGAGAGGAAGGAAGTTTTCGGTATAAATACTATAAAATTAGCTCAAACGATATGATGGAAAGCGTCAAAATAGCCGCTGCGAGCCTGGCTTTTTGGGTAGGCTACTATTGGTACAAACTCTTTGATAAAACCCCGTGGTACTCCTACCTAAGCCTGCGAAAATTATTCTATACCTCCAATACACAATTCAATAAACGGCTGAGCGATCGTATTGCCAAACAAAATCCCGTGTACCCGATCACGTCGGCAAATGGCGTGCTCGGAAACCTTTCGCAAGGCGATCTGGCCTCGATCAGCCAGCGCATCCAACAAGATGGCTACTATGTTTTCCCAACCTTTTTGGACGACGCCACGATCGCGTATCTAACGGAATTGTCGTTTCGCACAAAAGCCAAACTGATTCCCAAACCCGCACAGGGCAACGCCGAGGATTTCTTCAAACGCGACGAACCGCAGACCATCAAATATCAATATTTTGAAAAGGATCTGGTGCAGGATGCGGTTATTCAGAAACTCATTGCCGATCCCAGCATCCTTGCCGTATCCCAGGCCTTCCTGAAGTCCAAGCCCGTGTTGGATCTCATCTCGATGTGGTGGTCCACAGCCGTGAGTTCACAAGCCTCTTCCGAAGTGGCGCAGCTCTATCACTGGGACATGGAGCGGATCAAATTCCTGAAATTTTTCTTTTACCTCACCGACGTAGATACCAACACCGGCCCGCACTGCTATGTGAAGGGCTCCAATAACGGTTTCCCCGAAGCGGTTCGCCGCGACGGACGCATCCAGGACGAGGAGATCAGCAAAGCTTATCCGGCCGATAAACTTGTGGAGATCACCGGAAAGCGAGGCGCTATCCTGGCCGTGGACACCAGCGGATTTCACAAGGGGAAAAACCTGAGCCGCGCAGATCGCTTGCTCCTTCAATTTGAGTTTGCCAACAGTTTGTTCGGCATCAACACCGAGAGTTTCGAAATCGCCAACCCGTCACCCGAATTTAAAAAAGCATCAACGGCATATCCCTTTGTTTTTCAAAGGTACTTGTTAAAATAAGTTCTAAATCGGCCAAAGCAAACATGTTCAACTTGTCGAAATCTTTGGGCGATATTTCATTTCAGAGAATTAAAGGAACGCTGTTTAATTTTGCTTGCCGGTCGGCCGGGATCTTTGCGAAATTTTTGCTGATCGTCTACATCAGCAAAAACATGTCGCTGGAAGACCTGGGTTTGTATAACATCATCGCCGTAACCGTGGCGTGGTCTGTTTACGTGGTCGGTTTCGAGTTTTATGCCTATTCACTTCGTCATATCGTGGGTGAAACAACAACGGTAATCTCCAGTCATGTTTTCAACCAGGTGATCTTTCACATGGCGGGATATTCCGTTTTGTTTGTGCTGAGTCCCGTGCTGGTTGCGTTCGATTTTGTGCCGCTTGCGCTGCTTCCCTATTTCGTGCTCATCACCGTGTTCGACCAATTGTCGCAGGAATGTTTTCGGATTTGTGTGGCCCTGGAGCGGTCGCAGTTTGCCAACTTCATTCATTTTATAAAAAGCGGCCTGTGGGTGTATCCCCTGTTGTTGCTGCCCTATTTTTTTAACCAGGACATCAGTGTCCATCTCATCCTGAGTGCCTGGCTGGCCGGCACCATCGTCGCCTTTGGTATCGGCGCGTTGAAGCTGGCGCGATTGAATGTGCTGAATTTTCGCGGCGTCCGAATGGACTTCGGTTGGATCAAACAGGGCGCGGTCGTGGCGTTCCCCTTCTTCATCATCTCCATCTCCCAGTTGACGATGGATTTTTCTGATCGCTACCTCATCGATTTCTTCTTAACCAAAACGGATGTGGGCATCTATAGCTTCTACTATGGTATTGCCAACGTACCCATCACGTTGATCACCAGCGTGCTGGTTTCCCAGTATTATCCCCGGATCATCAACATCTATAAATTCCCCACGCCCGAAAAGGAGCGAAAGCGCGTCGCACGAAAGTTCATGGTGCAGTGTCTGGGGCTGGCCGTCGTCACGAGCGGAGCGTCTTTTATTTTGATCCAGTTTTTGTTGAAATTCATTGGCCGTCAGCAACTGCTGGATAACATCGACTTGTTCTACCTGATGTTGGTGCAGGTGATGTTGTTCGCCATCCAGGTGGTGATCCAAACGGTGTTGTACGCCCGGCATGAAGACAAATATTTATTGTACAGCGCACTGGCAGCAGCCGTGATGAATATTGTCATCAACCTGCTTTTGGTTCCTGCGATCGGCGTAAACGGCGCAGCCATCGCCACGATCCTGTCGATGGCGTTGATGTTGGTGGCGCGCTTGTACAAACTAAGAAGTATGAAAAACACAAACGAGAAATATGGAGCAGTTTGATATAGCCCTCATTAGTTCCTATCACCAGGAT carries:
- a CDS encoding phytanoyl-CoA dioxygenase family protein, with the translated sequence MMESVKIAAASLAFWVGYYWYKLFDKTPWYSYLSLRKLFYTSNTQFNKRLSDRIAKQNPVYPITSANGVLGNLSQGDLASISQRIQQDGYYVFPTFLDDATIAYLTELSFRTKAKLIPKPAQGNAEDFFKRDEPQTIKYQYFEKDLVQDAVIQKLIADPSILAVSQAFLKSKPVLDLISMWWSTAVSSQASSEVAQLYHWDMERIKFLKFFFYLTDVDTNTGPHCYVKGSNNGFPEAVRRDGRIQDEEISKAYPADKLVEITGKRGAILAVDTSGFHKGKNLSRADRLLLQFEFANSLFGINTESFEIANPSPEFKKASTAYPFVFQRYLLK
- a CDS encoding polysaccharide biosynthesis C-terminal domain-containing protein — its product is MSKSLGDISFQRIKGTLFNFACRSAGIFAKFLLIVYISKNMSLEDLGLYNIIAVTVAWSVYVVGFEFYAYSLRHIVGETTTVISSHVFNQVIFHMAGYSVLFVLSPVLVAFDFVPLALLPYFVLITVFDQLSQECFRICVALERSQFANFIHFIKSGLWVYPLLLLPYFFNQDISVHLILSAWLAGTIVAFGIGALKLARLNVLNFRGVRMDFGWIKQGAVVAFPFFIISISQLTMDFSDRYLIDFFLTKTDVGIYSFYYGIANVPITLITSVLVSQYYPRIINIYKFPTPEKERKRVARKFMVQCLGLAVVTSGASFILIQFLLKFIGRQQLLDNIDLFYLMLVQVMLFAIQVVIQTVLYARHEDKYLLYSALAAAVMNIVINLLLVPAIGVNGAAIATILSMALMLVARLYKLRSMKNTNEKYGAV